From Camelina sativa cultivar DH55 chromosome 20, Cs, whole genome shotgun sequence, the proteins below share one genomic window:
- the LOC104770070 gene encoding uncharacterized protein LOC104770070, protein MEISGGRCLLLLILSFCFLSSVLAKSPRPISDVEIRQKKNECYADIESGLWGWQCKSSAIAKENCALRCLSPVCYELIYESDPLEEGEKDLIRSQEYKYCMYKSSIGESLEGVRGSF, encoded by the exons ATGGAAATTTCCGGAGgtcgttgtcttcttcttctaatactctccttttgtttcttatcATCTGTTTTGGCTAAATCTCCTCGTCCTATCTCC GATGTAGAGATCAGGCAGAAGAAGAACGAATGCTATGCTGATATAGAAAG TGGGTTATGGGGGTGGCAATGCAAATCATCTGCAATAGCAAAAGAGAATTGTGCGCTGCGATGCCTTTCTCCTGTTTGCTATGAACTCATTTATGAGAGTGATCCG CTTGAAGAAGGGgaaaaagatttgattagaAGCCAAGAGTACAAGTATTGTATGTACAA GTCATCAATCGGGGAAAGCCTAGAAGGTGTCCGAGGCAGCTTTTGA
- the LOC109124561 gene encoding uncharacterized protein LOC109124561, whose amino-acid sequence MDPQAFIRLSVGSLALRIPKILLNSSSSRTDEKKSCSSYCSCEIKLRGFPVQTTSVPLMPSLDAAPDHQGVSTSFYLEESDLRALLTPGCFYTHAHLEISVFTGKKSSSCGVGAKRQHLGIFKLEVGPQWGEGKPMILFNGWIGIGKNKRDGGAQLHLRVKLDPDPRYVFQFEDVTTLSPQIVQLRGSVKQPIFSCKFSRDRVSQVDPLNGYWSSSGDGTELESERRERKGWKVKIHDLSGSAVAAAFITTPFVPSTGCDWVAKSNPGAWLVVRPDPSRPNSWQPWGKLEAWRERGIRDSVCCRFHLLSNGLEIGDVLMSEILISAEKGGEFLIDTDKQMLTVAATPIPSPQSSGDFSGLGQCVSGGGFVMSSRVQGEGKSSKPVVQLAMRHVTCVEDAAIFMALAAAVDLSILACKPFRRTSRRRFRHYSW is encoded by the exons ATGGATCCCCAAGCTTTTATTCGCCTTTCAGTAGGCTCTCTTGCCTTGAGAATTCCAAAGATCCTCTTAaactcttcttcctcaagaacAGATGAGAAGAAGAGCTGTTCTTCCTATTGCTCTTGCGAAATAAAACTCCGAGGTTTTCCCGTTCAGACAACATCTGTCCCTTTGATGCCTTCCCTAGATGCAGCTCCTGACCATCAGGGAGTTTCCACAAGCTTTTATCTTGAAGAATCTGATTTAAGAGCTCTTCTGACCCCTGGATGTTTCTATACTCATGCTCACTTGGAAATATCGGTTTTCACTGGTAAAAAGAGTTCGAGTTGCGGGGTTGGTGCTAAAAGACAGCACCTTGGGATATTTAAGTTGGAGGTAGGTCCTCAATGGGGAGAAGGGAAACCAATGATTCTCTTCAATGGATGGATCGGTATCGGAAAGAACAAGCGGGATGGTGGCGCTCAGCTTCATTTGAGAGTGAAGCTTGATCCTGATCCTAGATATGTTTTCCAGTTCGAGGATGTTACTACCTTGAGCCCTCAGATAGTTCAGCTTCGTGGCTCTGTCAAGCAACCTATCTTCAGTTGCAAATTTAGCCGAGACAG GGTGTCACAGGTGGATCCGTTGAATGGATACTGGTCAAGTTCAGGCGATGGAACTGAGCTCGAGAGTGAGAGACGTGAGAGAAAAGGATGGAAGGTGAAGATACATGATCTCTCTGGCTCTGCAGTTGCTGCTGCATTCATAACAACTCCTTTTGTCCCATCCACTGGCTGTGATTGGGTCGCCAAGTCAAACCCGGGTGCTTGGCTTGTAGTCAGACCTGACCCATCTCGACCAAACAGCTGGCAGCCATGGGGAAAGCTCGAAGCTTGGCGGGAACGTGGGATCAGAGACTCTGTGTGTTGCAGATTCCATCTTTTATCAAACGGGCTAGAAATTGGAGATGTTTTAATGTCTGAAATTCTCATCAGCGCTGAGAAAGGCGGGGAGTTTCTAATCGACACGGATAAACAGATGCTAACGGTTGCAGCTACCCCAATCCCAAGCCCGCAGAGTAGCGGTGACTTCTCAGGTCTGGGACAATGTGTCTCTGGAGGCGGGTTTGTAATGAGCTCAAGAGTGCAAGGGGAAGGAAAAAGCAGCAAGCCTGTGGTTCAGTTGGCTATGCGGCATGTAACTTGTGTGGAAGATGCAGCTATTTTCATGGCGCTTGCTGCAGCTGTTGATCTTAGCATTTTGGCTTGTAAACCTTTCAGGAGAACAAGCCGGAGAAGGTTCCGGCATTACTCCTGGTGA
- the LOC104770071 gene encoding AUGMIN subunit 7, which translates to MAAKQMEEIQKKLGLLNYPRANAPAQSLLFAGMERYALLEWLFFKLLGDKSPFSQQNLQGDAGVRDEETVRIQYLAEIAKFLGITPTVDIEAIQGHGTYEDRMEMLRNIVDLVEASLFSDNPEWSIDEQVAKDIQLIDAIAERQSLIFSEECKLFPADVQIQSIYPLPDVSELETKLSEQAKILSNLQQKVDDLAAKHAYNPDEEYTEVESQLRARLESFLETARAFNTIYTKEIRPWTHMMEVPQLHGFGPAANRLLEAYNMLLKFLGNLKNLRDSHAALSIGSSGTVAGEPSSVTRIVSECEAALTVLNRDLGILSASIAREQGERL; encoded by the exons ATGGCGGCGAAGCAGATGGAAGAGATACAGAAGAAGCTAGGGCTGCTAAATTACCCTAGGGCAAATGCTCCTGCTCAGTCTCTCCTCTTCGCCGGGATGGAACGTTACGCTCTTCTCGAATGGCTTTTTTTCAa GTTATTAGGTGATAAATCTCCTTTCTCACAGCAAAATCTCCAAGGAGATGCTGGAGTTCGTGATGAAGAAACTGTTCGTATTCAGT ATTTGGCAGAGATCGCAAAGTTTTTGGGGATTACACCAACTGTAGATATAGAAGCCATTCAA GGACATGGAACCTATGAAGATCGGATGGAAATGCTTCGAAATATTGTTGATTTAGTGGAGGCAAGCCTCTTCTCAGATAATCCAGAATGGAG TATTGATGAGCAGGTTGCCAAAGATATCCAGCTTATAGATGCTATTGCAGAGAGACAGTCTCTTATATTTTCTGAGGAATGCAAACTGTTCCCTGCTGATGTGCAGATCCAGTCGATATATCCATT ACCAGATGTTTCAGAACTGGAGACAAAACTTTCAGAACAGGCCAAGATTCTCTCTAATCTTCAACAGAAAGTCGATGACTTGGCAGCAAAG CATGCTTACAACCCAGATGAAGAATATACTGAAGTGGAATCTCAACTAAGGGCTCGTTTAGAATCGTTTCTTGAAACTGCTAGGGCGTTCAATACAATCTACACAAAg GAAATTCGTCCATGGACGCATATGATGGAAGTGCCTCAGCTTCATGGTTTTGGTCCTGCTGCAAACCGTTTACTGGAAGCATATAATATGCTTTTAAAG TTCCTAGGAAACTTGAAGAACCTAAGAGACTCACATGCAGCACTTTCCATTGGATCATCGGGGACAGTAGCTGGAGAGCCTTCTTCTGTAACCAGAATCGTATCTGAGTGTGAAGCTGCATTGACTGTTCTCAATAGAGATCTTGGAATCCTCTCTGCTTCTATTGCTCGTGAGCAAGGCGAGCGTCTATAA
- the LOC104770073 gene encoding xylulose 5-phosphate/phosphate translocator, chloroplastic, with translation MISLNLSPSLNPGLLLHKTRTRQQPTRLSALPFTNPKPFNHKYPLGLSPIRADSKPLLSVSLTNPEHSSGFSRKPRSIAAAAATNSSDSNPDGDYEKSDLGEAEKKEKKAKTLQLGIVFGLWYFQNIVFNIFNKKALNVFPYPWLLASFQLFAGSIWMLILWSFKLYPCPKISKPFIIALLGPALFHTVGHISACVSFSKVAVSFTHVIKSAEPVFSVIFSSLLGDSYPIAVWLSILPIVMGCSLAAVTEVSFNLGGLSGAMISNVGFVLRNIYSKRSLQSFKEIDGLNLYGCISILSLLYLFPVAIFVEGSHWVPGYHKAIASVGKPSTFYFWVLLSGVFYHLYNQSSYQALDEISPLTFSVGNTMKRVVVIVSTVLVFRNPVRPLNALGSAIAIFGTFLYSQATAKKKKIEVGGDKKN, from the coding sequence ATGATCTCACTAAATCTATCTCCTTCCCTAAACCCGGGTCTCCTCCTCCACAAGACCCGGACCCGTCAACAACCGACCCGTCTCTCTGCTCTTCCCTTCACCAACCCTAAACCCTTCAATCACAAATACCCATTAGGGCTTTCTCCGATTCGCGCCGATTCAAAACCCTTGCTTTCTGTTTCACTCACCAACCCCGAACACTCATCTGGGTTCTCGAGGAAACCTAGATCCATCGCCGCCGCCGCTGCAACTAACTCATCGGATTCAAATCCAGACGGGGATTACGAAAAATCCGATCTTGGCGaagcagagaagaaagagaagaaggccAAAACACTTCAGTTAGGGATCGTGTTCGGTCTTTGGTATTTTCAGAACATCGTCTTCAACATCTTCAACAAAAAGGCACTCAATGTCTTCCCTTATCCATGGCTTCTCGCTTCGTTTCAGCTCTTCGCAGGTTCTATTTGGATGTTAATCTTATGGTCTTTTAAGCTTTACCCTTGCCCTAAGATCTCGAAGCCTTTCATCATTGCTCTCCTTGGTCCTGCATTGTTTCACACTGTTGGACACATCTCAGCTTGTGTCTCTTTCTCCAAAGTCGCTGTTTCTTTCACTCATGTTATCAAATCAGCTGAGCCTGTGTTCTCTGTTATCTTCTCGTCTCTGCTCGGTGATTCGTATCCTATAGCTGTGTGGTTATCGATTCTTCCGATTGTTATGGGTTGTTCTTTAGCTGCAGTCACTGAAGTCTCTTTCAACTTAGGTGGTTTATCAGGAGCTATGATTAGTAACGTTGGTTTCGTGTTGCGTAACATTTACTCTAAACGAAGTTTACAGAGCTTTAAAGAGATTGATGGATTGAATCTATACGGTTGCATCAGTATACTCTCTCTGCTTTACTTGTTCCCTGTGGCTATATTCGTTGAAGGATCACATTGGGTTCCTGGTTACCATAAAGCCATTGCATCTGTTGGGAAACCTTCTACCTTCTACTTTTGGGTTTTGCTCTCTGGTGTCTTCTACCATTTGTACAACCAGTCTTCGTATCAGGCGCTTGATGAGATCAGTCCTTTGACTTTCTCTGTAGGGAATACAATGAAGAGAGTTGTGGTTATTGTTTCTACGGTTTTGGTGTTTAGGAATCCTGTTAGGCCTCTCAATGCTCTTGGATCAGCCATTGCTATTTTCGGTACCTTCTTGTATTCTCAGGCTactgcgaagaagaagaagattgaagtgGGAGGTGATAAGAAGAACTAA